The Alteribacter populi genomic sequence GTTCCTACAATAATAATACTACGCTTAATGATTTTCTTAACTTGCTCATCAGAAACTTTCTTCCTCACTAACGGTCGATATACATTCCACCCTGCCATTGAAGAGGCTGATAGAATGGAAGAGTCCATCGATGACATTACTGCCGCAGCCAATGCGCCTAATCCGATCGCTGCAACCCATTCTGGGGTTAAGAAACGCAGCACTTGCGGAAGAATCATCGCAGGGTTTTCTGGTGGAACAGCACCTACTGCTGCCCAATCTGCATTATATCCAATGACGCCAATTAATACTGCAGGAATTGCTGCAATGATGCATATAAACCCTGCTGTAATCGATAACCACATGGCCGTTTTTTCACTTTTCGCAGATAACACACGTTGAAAATACACTTGCCATGCAATTCCACCGAAGATAAGGAGTAATGCATAATCCCACCAATGCCAATACCAATTGCCCCAATCCGCATGTCTCCAGCCATCAAGTGGAGGGAAAAGATTAGCGTAACTAGCAAAATCAGCTTGGTAGGTTGTCCAAACCGCCCCCATACTGCCAACATGTTGCAATGTAAACGGAATAACGAGAAACAAACCACCAATTAAAATCGCTAATTGGAATAAATCGGTATAGGCTACTGCCCACATACCGCCTAACACAGTATAGGCAATCGCAATAATTCCTGAAATAATAATCGATGTTGTAAAGTCGATCCCTAAAATTGTCCCAAATGTTGTACCGAGTGCAGTTAAAATCGCCGCACTCCAAAACAATTCTCCTAATAGTGCTGGTATATAAAGGACTCCTGCTAGCTTCTTTCCAAATCGTTGCTCTAATGGATCAATAATCGTCATAAATTCATAACGTCTCATTTTTCGAGCATAAAAAATACCACCAATGATTAAGCTTAATGCGTAACCCCAGGGTGCCTGCGCCCAAACTAAACCATCACTATACGTGTATTCTGCAGTCCCATTAATGTAGCCGCCTCCTACCCAGGTAGCGGCCATTGTAAACATCGCAACACCCAACGGTAGACTTCGTTTTGCTACCATCATGTCACTAAGAGAATTGCTTTTTTTCGCAGCTACAAATGCCCCAACATAATAAATAAGAGCATAGAATACAAGCATCGAAATAAAGCCGCCCCAGTGCATATCTGTATTTGAGAAAAATAAATAGACAAAAAGTCCGGCGAAGATCGCGATAAACCCAATCACTTTGTAAGAATTCTTTTGTGCTTCTGTCACCTATAACACACTCCAATAATATAAGTTTGAAAATTCATAATATTCAGTTATTAAATCGCGCAAACACGCCTGTTTAGAACAACAGACAAATTTTTGCTGCTCAGTCTAGCGTGTTTTTTGAATTTTTTTCCATGAACTTTTTTAATTACTCACCCTTTTGTCTTGGGAATGCTTCGAAAATCTTTCCGTTGCGAATGCCATTAACGAGCTCACGAAGCCAGTAGTAATAAGGCTTTGACTGGTCTAATTGCTCATAAAGCGCTCTCGCCTCTTCTTTCATTTCATCTGAAATATCATCTGATTGAAACACTTCTTCAAGCTCGCCTTGAGCATTAGCGATCGCTTCAAGGTTAAGCTTCACTTCTCGTTCCCATTTTTGAGTGAAAAACTTATTAAAGAAACGGAAGAAATCTTTTTCAGCTACATATGTGTGCTTTCTGCTTCCCCTGCGAAATGTTTTTTTAACAATTTCGTACTCTTGAAGCTTTTTGACACCAGTACTCATGCTTGGCTTACTCATTTCAAGCTTCTCACGCATTTCATCTAGTGTCATATCTTCCTCAAAGTACATCGTACCGTATAAGTTACCGACACTTCTTGTTACCCCGTATAAGTCCATTGTTTCAGCAATCGACTCAATGACAAGGTCTTTGGCATGATCAATCGACTCTTTCGCATGATCATCCTTTGGGTTCATATAACAACCACCTTTTCCAATATAAAATTCGTTAAATTTTTTTCTTACAAACTTTATAGTAACGAAATGACGAGAAATGTCAAAATATAAATTTTTTAAAATAGTACTCACTGGTGAAGCGGCAAGGGATAAAAGAATTTTATTTATTTTTAGCTTTTGACAGAATATTATGCGCATGTTACATTCAATTTGTTAAAAACGTTAAATAAAAATTTAACAAACTTAACAAAAGGAAATGACCAAGAAGGAGGAGATCTCTTTGCCATTAAAACAAATGTTTATTAATGGGGAATGGGTTAATGCGCAATCTGGAAACACAAGAGAGATTATTGATCCATTTAATCAAGAGGTGATTGCAACGGCAACAGAAGGCAATCAAAAAGATACGATAGAAGCAGTTCATGCTGCGCGTCACGCTTTTGATGAAGGTACTTGGGCAACAACAACAGCAAGTGAACGCGGTGAAATTGTCCAGGAGCTTGCAAACCTCATCCGCCGTGATAAAGAGGAATTAGCCAAATTAGAAACGTTAGATACCGGAAAGACAATAGAAGAAAGTCGTGCAGACATGGATGATATCGCAAACGTCTTTCAATATTTTGCTGGATTAGCAGATAAAGATGGCGGGGAAGTCATCGCTTCGCCAATTCCGGATTCCGAAAGTCGGATCGTACGTGAACCTGTTGGTGTTTGTGCACAAATTACACCTTGGAACTACCCGTTATTACAAGCAGCGTGGAAAATTGCTCCTGCTCTTGCTGCTGGAAATACGATCGTCGTAAAACCGAGTGAAATTACACCACTAACAACGGTGAAAGTATTTGAACTTATCGAAGAAGCGGGCTTACCAAAAGGTGTAGCCAACCTTGTTCTAGGTCCAGGAAATAGTGTTGGAGCCGAACTGTCGGAGAATACAGATGTTGACCTCGTCTCCTTTACTGGTGGGATCGAAACAGGGAAAAAAATAATGCAAGCAGCTAGTCGCAATATGAAAAAGATTGCATTAGAACTAGGTGGAAAAAATCCGAATATTGTGTTTGCAAATGCTGATTTTGAAACGGCTGTCGACCAAGCATTAAACGCTGTATTTTTCCATGCAGGTCAAGTTTGCTCAGCAGGCGCTCGTTTATTAGTCGAAGAGAGCATTCATGATTCATTTGTTGAAGAATTAGTGAAAAGAGCGAAAAACATTCGACTCGGAAATGGTTTCAATGAACAGACACAAAGTGGTCCATTGATTTCAGCTGAGCATCGAGAAAAGGTCGAAGCCTACGTACAGATCGGAAAAGACGAAGGTGCGAAGCTTGTCGTTGGTGGAAAAAGACCAGAAGACCCTGAACTGCAACACGGCTTTTTCTATAAACCGACGATTTTTACGAATTGCACATCGAATATGAGAATCGTACAAGAAGAAGTGTTCGGCCCTGTTCTTACTGTAGAAAAGTTCACTTCAGTAGATGATGTTGTCCAAAAGGCAAATGATACGATTTATGGACTTGCAGGTGCAGTATGGTCTAACGATATTTCCAAAGCTGAGGAAGTTGTTTCTCGTCTTCGTATCGGCACCGTTTGGATCAATGACTTCCACCCTTACTTCGCTCAAGCACCTTGGGGCGGATACAAACAATCTGGAATTGGAAGAGAATTAGGTCACACCGGATTGGAAGAATATACCGAAGTTAAGCATGTATTTAGAAATAAGAAGCCACAGCCCATTGGCTGGTTTAACTAATAGAGTAAAAGATTATCAAACAACTATTTTTTAGGAGGTTTTTATTATGAGTTTAAATATGAAGGTTGAACAAATGATTAGCTATCACACGTTTGAAATCCCAACAACAATCAAGCACGGAATCGGTGCGATTGAGCACATCGGTGAAGAAGTGAAAGCGCTAGGAGTAAGTAAAGCATTACTCGTCACAGACCCAGGAATCTATGAAGCAGGCGTTGTAAATCCAGTAATTGAAAACTTAGAAAAAGCGAACATTGATGTTGTCGTTTTCAATAAAGTAGAACCCAATCCACCTGTTCGCCTTGTCGCAGAAGGGTCAAAGGTATTCCAAGAAAAAGGCTGTAATGGTCTTGTCGCTGTTGGTGGCGGAAGTTCGATGGATACTGCTAAGGCGATTGGCGTCGAAGCGACTCATGAAGGGTCTGTTTTAGACTATGAAGCAGCTGAAGGCAAAAAGCCACTTGAAAACCGGATCCCACCATTAACAACGATTCCGACAACAGCAGGTACAGGATCTGAAGTAACACAATGGGCTGTTATTACCGATGAAGACCGAGAATTCAAGTTTAATACAGGTGGCCCTTTAATCGCAGCTCATTTAACAGTTATCGATCCTAAATTACACGTTTCTATGCCTCCACATGTAACAGCGATGACTGGTATCGATGCACTAGCGCATGCAATTGAATGTTATACGATGAAATTCGCGCAGCCTATTACTGACTCTGTTGCGTTAACCGCGATGGAATACGGTGCAACATATATTCGCCGTGCTTACGCTGACGGTGAAGATCTTGAAGCTCGTTATGGGATGGCTCAAGCTGCGATGCTCGCGGGACTATCTTACGGAAGTGAATCTGCCGGAGCTGCTCATGCGATGAGTCAAACGTTAGGCGGTATCATCCCTGTGGCTCATGGTCAATGTGTTGCGGCCATGATGGGACCGGTTATGGAATTTAACTGGAAAGGAAATCCTGAGAAATTTGCTCGAATGGCACAAGCATTTGGCATCAACACATTTAACATGACTACTGAAGAAGCTGCAAAAGCGGCCGTCACTTGGATGTACGATCTCGTTGAAGATTTAGACATTCCAACATTAGAGAAGCAAGGCGTTAACCCAGATCAATTAGAACGCTTTGCAAAAGAAGCCATGAACGATCCACAAACAGTCGGAAATCCACGTGACCTAACTGTTCG encodes the following:
- a CDS encoding sodium:solute symporter family protein; protein product: MHWGGFISMLVFYALIYYVGAFVAAKKSNSLSDMMVAKRSLPLGVAMFTMAATWVGGGYINGTAEYTYSDGLVWAQAPWGYALSLIIGGIFYARKMRRYEFMTIIDPLEQRFGKKLAGVLYIPALLGELFWSAAILTALGTTFGTILGIDFTTSIIISGIIAIAYTVLGGMWAVAYTDLFQLAILIGGLFLVIPFTLQHVGSMGAVWTTYQADFASYANLFPPLDGWRHADWGNWYWHWWDYALLLIFGGIAWQVYFQRVLSAKSEKTAMWLSITAGFICIIAAIPAVLIGVIGYNADWAAVGAVPPENPAMILPQVLRFLTPEWVAAIGLGALAAAVMSSMDSSILSASSMAGWNVYRPLVRKKVSDEQVKKIIKRSIIIVGTTAMIIALNVQSVYTLWFLASDLVYCILFPQLTMALFYKNANFYGSLSGLIVAVCLRLGGGEAAFGIPHFLPYPMIEDGVVLFPFRTFAMVMAFIAIFVVSELTKKKSKPLPLLMPHERDRNQPKAG
- the cudC gene encoding choline uptake/conversion transcriptional regulator CudC; the protein is MNPKDDHAKESIDHAKDLVIESIAETMDLYGVTRSVGNLYGTMYFEEDMTLDEMREKLEMSKPSMSTGVKKLQEYEIVKKTFRRGSRKHTYVAEKDFFRFFNKFFTQKWEREVKLNLEAIANAQGELEEVFQSDDISDEMKEEARALYEQLDQSKPYYYWLRELVNGIRNGKIFEAFPRQKGE
- the betB gene encoding betaine-aldehyde dehydrogenase — its product is MFINGEWVNAQSGNTREIIDPFNQEVIATATEGNQKDTIEAVHAARHAFDEGTWATTTASERGEIVQELANLIRRDKEELAKLETLDTGKTIEESRADMDDIANVFQYFAGLADKDGGEVIASPIPDSESRIVREPVGVCAQITPWNYPLLQAAWKIAPALAAGNTIVVKPSEITPLTTVKVFELIEEAGLPKGVANLVLGPGNSVGAELSENTDVDLVSFTGGIETGKKIMQAASRNMKKIALELGGKNPNIVFANADFETAVDQALNAVFFHAGQVCSAGARLLVEESIHDSFVEELVKRAKNIRLGNGFNEQTQSGPLISAEHREKVEAYVQIGKDEGAKLVVGGKRPEDPELQHGFFYKPTIFTNCTSNMRIVQEEVFGPVLTVEKFTSVDDVVQKANDTIYGLAGAVWSNDISKAEEVVSRLRIGTVWINDFHPYFAQAPWGGYKQSGIGRELGHTGLEEYTEVKHVFRNKKPQPIGWFN
- a CDS encoding iron-containing alcohol dehydrogenase gives rise to the protein MSLNMKVEQMISYHTFEIPTTIKHGIGAIEHIGEEVKALGVSKALLVTDPGIYEAGVVNPVIENLEKANIDVVVFNKVEPNPPVRLVAEGSKVFQEKGCNGLVAVGGGSSMDTAKAIGVEATHEGSVLDYEAAEGKKPLENRIPPLTTIPTTAGTGSEVTQWAVITDEDREFKFNTGGPLIAAHLTVIDPKLHVSMPPHVTAMTGIDALAHAIECYTMKFAQPITDSVALTAMEYGATYIRRAYADGEDLEARYGMAQAAMLAGLSYGSESAGAAHAMSQTLGGIIPVAHGQCVAAMMGPVMEFNWKGNPEKFARMAQAFGINTFNMTTEEAAKAAVTWMYDLVEDLDIPTLEKQGVNPDQLERFAKEAMNDPQTVGNPRDLTVRDYEWIYKRCFHLTAKTL